The following coding sequences are from one Diabrotica virgifera virgifera chromosome 2, PGI_DIABVI_V3a window:
- the LOC126880660 gene encoding uncharacterized protein LOC126880660 encodes MSKRQYIRRGVQQQEPQPHIFDLYQKPLFDNTIRKEEFRTYTPYIKSFNNSDVVEFIINQSDAFFAIHETLLEIKGSIKKVGDGVVSLAPNAGAFLFDTCTYIQSSHDMEIVRDPGVISTIRSLLCYTPEDSKFLSTAGWNYPNNPHISGDNFSLLIPIKHIFNIFNDYNKLTYGRQVFRFVRARNDRDCILVEEPNATTTTTVSLTVSSMELKVKHVFPNDDMKIELMTPIKNNVPITIPFRKWELNELPSLTSGSRREIWSVKTTSSVERPRYVIVAFQTSKRDDIHADPTLFDHIRMSSVRLVINGEYWPNERMQLDFAKNDYAIAHYNYTEFFPSYTLSSTKHPILDYAAFKKYALFVFDCSKQDDTSFRSGTVDVKLEIEADEGFPAGTRAYCLIVHDSLLEYFPLTEVIKNII; translated from the coding sequence ATGTCAAAACGTCAATACATCCGACGGGGGGTTCAACAGCAGGAGCCTCAACCTCATATTTTCGATCTTTACCAAAAACCTCTGTTCGATAATACTATTAGAAAAGAAGAATTTCGTACATATACACCATACATCAAATCATTTAATAATAGTGACGTTGTCGAATTTATCATAAATCAATCAGATGCATTTTTTGCGATACACGAAACGCTGTTGGAAATTAAAGGAAGTATAAAGAAAGTAGGTGATGGAGTGGTTTCTCTTGCACCGAATGCTGGAGCTTTCTTGTTTGATACATGTACGTATATCCAAAGTTCACATGATATGGAAATAGTTAGAGACCCAGGTGTAATTAGCACTATTCGcagtttgttatgttatactcCTGAAGATTCCAAGTTTCTCAGTACTGCAGGATGGAACTATCCGAATAATCCACATATATCGGGAGACAACTTTAGTCTACTGATTCCGATAAAACATATATTCAACATTTTCAACGACTACAATAAATTAACCTATGGCCGTCAAGTGTTTCGATTTGTTCGAGCACGCAATGATAGAGACTGTATTCTAGTGGAAGAACCTAATGCTACAACAACAACAACAGTATCTTTAACTGTTTCCAGCATGGAACTCAAGGTCAAGCATGTCTTTCCCAATGATGATATGAAAATTGAATTAATGACTCCGATTAAGAATAATGTGCCGATAACTATACCTTTCCGTAAATGGGAGCTAAATGAACTACCTTCACTTACGTCAGGATCTCGACGCGAGATATGGAGTGTAAAGACAACTTCATCTGTTGAACGCCCACGCTATGTCATTGTGGCTTTTCAAACTTCTAAACGAGATGACATACACGCTGATCCAACGTTATTTGATCACATTAGAATGTCCAGCGTGCGATTGGTTATTAATGGAGAATACTGGCCTAACGAGAGAATGCAATTGGATTTTGCAAAAAATGACTATGCTATAGCTCACTATAACTATACGGAATTCTTTCCTAGTTATACTCTTTCCTCAACAAAACATCCCATCTTAGATTATGCTGCTTTCAAGAAATATGCCTTATTTGTTTTTGACTGCTCCAAGCAGGATGATACGTCATTCAGATCAGGAACCGTTGATGTTAAACTGGAAATCGAAGCAGATGAAGGTTTTCCGGCAGGCACTCGAGCCTACTGTTTAATTGTTCACGACAGCCTACTCGAATACTTTCCTTTAACAGAagttatcaaaaatattatttaa